The Lacipirellula parvula genome window below encodes:
- a CDS encoding prenyltransferase/squalene oxidase repeat-containing protein gives MSSPLDHTPPPHVEPPDLPAPLDGPVLDSPADKIAAVAEPLVEPPSPAVPLSEPLGLVDRIGAWLEESGAGAWVSSAVVHGVLFATLSIAILSSQRARELFDDEPSGPLSVEPMEVGVGELPIAPTDELVPSLGPFELGDEISLPGEVSDMIGSPIGEDIAPQLGGPIGDLPSEGAVAANVGSGVTAATSSSDSGFGTGLPLDALLGPSASRGGGLEGRKLENRRAAALAGGGTVRSEEAVEAALVWMKKHQWSDGGWRFDLQANPNCGGQCGDSGSNRSKTAATGLALLTFLGAGYTHKEGPYKEVVGHGLYFLQEQMTVTTHGGDLRDGDNMYSQGIATLALTEAYAMTHDRELRKSAILAIQFILEAQYNDGGWRYTPNFEAPMAGDTTVSGWQIAALKSASLTDIELPSNIWERIGSYLDSVQYDDGMNYLYVQGDSPNRRTASTPIGLLCRMIGGWKKDYRPLRASVARLGQVTPSTKDAYFNYYASQVLHHVGGANWKRWNPRMREHLISTQATAGHEKGSWYFSEPHSSAGGRLYSTALATMTLEVYYRYMPLYQDTFVDNSSAGNAEVD, from the coding sequence TTGTCCTCCCCGCTGGACCATACGCCGCCTCCTCACGTCGAGCCGCCGGACCTTCCAGCGCCGCTTGATGGCCCCGTTTTAGACTCGCCAGCCGACAAAATTGCCGCCGTGGCGGAACCGCTGGTGGAGCCCCCCTCCCCCGCCGTCCCGCTCAGCGAGCCGCTCGGACTGGTCGACCGCATCGGCGCCTGGCTCGAAGAATCGGGCGCCGGCGCGTGGGTTTCGAGCGCCGTCGTCCATGGCGTCCTGTTCGCCACCTTGTCGATCGCGATCCTCTCCTCACAGCGAGCCCGAGAGCTGTTCGACGACGAACCGTCGGGCCCGCTGTCGGTGGAGCCGATGGAAGTCGGCGTCGGCGAACTGCCGATCGCCCCCACCGACGAACTCGTTCCATCGCTCGGGCCGTTCGAACTCGGCGACGAAATCTCGCTCCCGGGCGAAGTAAGCGACATGATCGGCTCGCCCATTGGCGAAGACATTGCACCGCAACTCGGCGGCCCGATTGGCGACCTCCCCTCCGAGGGCGCCGTTGCGGCGAATGTTGGTAGCGGCGTCACCGCGGCAACGTCATCGAGCGATTCAGGATTTGGTACGGGCCTGCCGCTCGATGCGCTGCTAGGCCCGTCGGCCTCGCGCGGAGGCGGACTGGAAGGCCGCAAGTTGGAGAATCGCCGCGCTGCCGCGCTTGCCGGCGGCGGCACGGTTCGCAGCGAAGAAGCCGTCGAAGCGGCCCTTGTTTGGATGAAGAAGCATCAGTGGTCCGACGGCGGCTGGCGGTTCGATCTGCAAGCGAATCCGAATTGCGGCGGCCAATGCGGCGATTCAGGATCGAACCGTTCGAAGACGGCGGCGACGGGACTCGCCCTGCTCACGTTCCTCGGCGCGGGGTACACGCATAAGGAAGGGCCGTACAAAGAAGTCGTTGGCCACGGCCTCTACTTCCTGCAGGAGCAGATGACCGTCACCACGCACGGCGGCGATCTGCGCGATGGCGATAATATGTACTCGCAAGGCATCGCCACGCTTGCGCTCACCGAGGCCTACGCGATGACCCACGACCGCGAGCTGCGCAAGTCGGCCATCCTCGCCATCCAGTTCATTCTCGAAGCCCAATACAACGACGGCGGCTGGCGCTACACGCCGAACTTTGAAGCACCGATGGCCGGCGACACGACGGTGAGCGGCTGGCAGATCGCGGCCCTCAAAAGCGCGAGCCTCACTGACATCGAACTCCCGTCGAACATCTGGGAGCGCATCGGCAGCTATCTCGATAGCGTGCAGTACGACGACGGCATGAACTACCTGTACGTTCAGGGCGATTCGCCGAACCGACGCACCGCCTCAACGCCCATCGGCCTGCTCTGCCGCATGATTGGCGGCTGGAAAAAGGACTACCGCCCGTTGCGGGCGAGCGTCGCGCGGCTCGGCCAAGTGACGCCGAGCACGAAAGACGCCTACTTCAATTACTACGCATCGCAGGTGCTCCACCATGTCGGCGGTGCGAACTGGAAGCGGTGGAACCCGCGGATGCGCGAGCACCTCATCAGCACCCAGGCCACGGCGGGGCACGAGAAAGGGAGCTGGTACTTTTCAGAACCGCACAGTTCAGCAGGGGGCCGGCTCTATTCCACCGCGCTGGCCACGATGACGCTCGAAGTCTACTACCGGTATATGCCGCTTTATCAAGATACATTTGTCGACAACTCCTCGGCAGGGAACGCGGAAGTAGACTGA
- the recJ gene encoding single-stranded-DNA-specific exonuclease RecJ: MPKHWRLAPHDPARIADLERAAGVPSLVAHLLLSRGIHDPADVRQFLDPKLTGLRDPELLPGAAAAADLLYQAYRAKRRITVYGDYDADGMTATAILVRCLRMLDAQVDFYVPHRIDEGYGVNSEAIAKLAEQGADVVVTVDCGICSVAEARLAKELGLTLIVTDHHQMDAELPDAAALVHPALPGSEYPFKGLCGAAVAFKLAWALCQRVAENKRVNERMRQFLLQAVGLAAIGTVADVVPLIDENRILVRHGLQSLTAYPTIGMSALMRQIKLHEKHALECEDLGFSIGPRLNAAGRMGQAELGIELLTTESEVRAEKLAKYIDELNLERQTLERSILRAADKQARERFDPSRDSALVLADHDWHPGIIGIVAGRVADKFHMPAIVIALDKLGVKPGVGSARSVPGFNLHAALAECSELLESHGGHAAAAGLRVTEANLPAFRRKFCDVVARELGEGSRLAELFVDVETTFSCLTQRTVEQIEKLAPFGHGNLRPVLCASEVRLTERPKRMGGAGRHLSMTFDQAGIKLRAVAFGGGDWEDELAAINGEMSIAFRPVINRYRGRASVEIHLADWRLDSAQ; this comes from the coding sequence ATGCCCAAACATTGGCGCCTTGCCCCGCATGATCCGGCACGCATCGCCGATTTGGAGCGAGCGGCCGGGGTGCCGTCGCTGGTCGCCCACTTGCTGCTTTCCCGCGGGATTCATGACCCGGCGGACGTGCGGCAGTTTCTCGACCCGAAGCTCACCGGGCTGCGCGATCCTGAACTGCTCCCCGGGGCCGCGGCGGCGGCCGATCTGCTCTATCAGGCCTACCGGGCCAAGCGGCGGATCACCGTTTACGGCGACTACGACGCCGACGGGATGACCGCGACGGCAATTCTTGTCCGCTGCTTGCGGATGCTCGACGCGCAGGTCGATTTCTACGTCCCGCACCGGATCGACGAGGGATACGGGGTTAACTCCGAAGCGATCGCGAAGCTGGCCGAGCAAGGGGCTGACGTCGTCGTTACCGTCGACTGCGGCATTTGCAGCGTCGCGGAAGCACGACTGGCGAAGGAACTCGGGCTCACGCTGATCGTCACCGACCACCATCAGATGGACGCCGAGTTGCCCGATGCGGCGGCGTTGGTCCATCCGGCGCTGCCGGGGAGCGAGTACCCGTTCAAGGGGCTCTGCGGAGCCGCGGTGGCGTTCAAGCTGGCGTGGGCCCTCTGCCAACGCGTGGCGGAGAACAAACGGGTCAACGAGCGGATGCGGCAGTTCTTGCTGCAGGCGGTCGGGCTGGCCGCGATTGGGACCGTGGCCGACGTCGTACCGCTCATCGACGAGAATCGCATCCTCGTGCGACATGGGTTGCAAAGCCTTACGGCGTACCCCACCATCGGCATGTCGGCCCTCATGCGGCAGATCAAGCTGCACGAGAAGCATGCCCTCGAGTGCGAGGATCTTGGCTTTTCGATTGGTCCGCGATTGAATGCGGCCGGGCGGATGGGGCAAGCGGAGCTGGGCATCGAACTCCTCACCACCGAGAGCGAGGTGCGGGCCGAGAAGCTGGCCAAGTACATCGACGAGCTGAATCTCGAACGCCAAACGCTCGAACGAAGTATCTTGCGGGCGGCCGATAAGCAGGCCCGCGAACGCTTCGACCCCAGCCGCGATTCGGCGCTCGTGCTGGCCGACCATGATTGGCATCCGGGCATTATCGGGATCGTCGCCGGTCGCGTGGCCGATAAGTTCCATATGCCGGCGATCGTGATCGCGCTCGATAAGCTTGGCGTCAAGCCGGGCGTCGGCTCGGCGCGGAGCGTGCCGGGGTTCAACCTTCACGCCGCGCTGGCGGAGTGCAGCGAACTGCTGGAGAGCCACGGCGGGCATGCGGCGGCTGCCGGCCTTCGCGTCACCGAGGCGAATCTGCCGGCCTTCCGGCGGAAGTTCTGCGACGTGGTGGCCCGTGAGTTGGGCGAAGGCTCTCGGCTCGCGGAGCTGTTCGTCGATGTCGAGACGACCTTTAGCTGTCTCACCCAGCGAACCGTCGAGCAGATCGAGAAGTTGGCTCCGTTCGGCCACGGCAACCTGCGGCCGGTGCTGTGTGCTAGCGAGGTGCGGCTCACGGAGCGCCCGAAGCGAATGGGCGGCGCAGGGCGGCACCTGTCGATGACGTTCGATCAGGCGGGGATCAAGTTGCGGGCCGTCGCGTTCGGCGGCGGCGACTGGGAAGACGAACTCGCAGCGATCAACGGCGAGATGTCGATCGCGTTTCGCCCCGTCATCAACCGCTACCGCGGCCGGGCATCGGTCGAGATTCATCTTGCCGATTGGCGTCTCGATAGCGCGCAATAG
- the rpmG gene encoding 50S ribosomal protein L33, producing the protein MAKTGKRKKKVETVFLVCEETGDYNYTLRRKTGGEKLKLSKFCPRLRKHTIHVEKKK; encoded by the coding sequence ATGGCGAAGACCGGCAAGCGGAAGAAGAAAGTGGAAACCGTGTTCCTCGTGTGCGAGGAGACCGGCGATTACAACTACACGCTCCGCCGGAAGACGGGCGGCGAAAAGCTGAAGCTCAGCAAGTTCTGCCCTCGTTTGCGCAAGCACACGATTCACGTTGAGAAGAAGAAGTAA
- a CDS encoding enoyl-CoA hydratase/isomerase family protein, producing MYMPSNAIDVKVFEGAGTIILNRPDYGNALMRSMVQQLIEAIDDLYLEKRVRAIIITGAGDSFSAGADVGEMQVSQDSEAPEEDWGSDAADFRDLVVRMMEITKPIIAAVNGPAVSAGAALVAAADIVVASERATIGVSDARHGMVAGLAAPLIAFRIGAGQAARMMLTGAMLDAAEAYRIGLFHELAPDDLVWARAMEVAKQCAAGAPEAIQLSKRLVNETLGEELATQLASGAVMAATARTTEAASEGIKALLEGRPPEWK from the coding sequence ATGTACATGCCCAGCAATGCCATCGACGTGAAAGTGTTCGAGGGAGCGGGGACGATCATTCTCAATCGTCCCGACTACGGCAATGCGCTGATGCGGTCGATGGTGCAGCAACTCATCGAGGCGATCGACGACCTGTACCTGGAGAAGCGGGTACGGGCGATCATCATCACCGGGGCAGGGGACAGCTTCTCCGCCGGCGCCGACGTGGGTGAGATGCAGGTGAGCCAGGACTCGGAAGCTCCCGAGGAAGATTGGGGCTCCGACGCCGCTGATTTTCGCGACCTTGTCGTGCGGATGATGGAGATCACCAAGCCGATCATCGCCGCGGTGAACGGCCCTGCGGTCTCCGCAGGAGCGGCGCTCGTGGCGGCGGCCGACATCGTCGTCGCGAGCGAGCGGGCGACCATCGGCGTGTCTGACGCTCGTCACGGCATGGTAGCGGGCCTTGCCGCGCCGCTGATTGCGTTTCGCATCGGGGCAGGGCAGGCGGCGCGGATGATGCTCACTGGCGCCATGCTCGATGCGGCAGAGGCGTATCGCATTGGGTTGTTTCACGAACTCGCGCCGGATGATCTCGTCTGGGCGCGAGCAATGGAAGTCGCCAAGCAGTGCGCCGCCGGCGCGCCCGAGGCGATTCAACTTTCCAAGCGGCTCGTCAACGAGACGCTCGGCGAAGAGCTCGCGACGCAGCTCGCCTCCGGCGCCGTGATGGCCGCCACGGCTCGCACGACCGAAGCGGCGAGCGAAGGGATCAAGGCGCTGCTCGAAGGCCGCCCGCCGGAGTGGAAGTAG